DNA from Mucilaginibacter mallensis:
TACGCTGCTTTAAAATTAGGTATCCCTTATGTAAATGGCGCACCTAACTTAACAGTTGATACCCCGGCCTTAATTGAGTTGGCTAAATTAACTGATACCCCTATTGCAGGTAAGGATTTCAAAACCGGCCAAACATTAATGAAAACTATTTTAGCACCAGGCTTAGCTGCACGCTCACTTGGTGTTTCAGGATGGTTCTCAACCAACATTTTAGGTAACCGTGATGGTTTGGTATTGGATGATCCGGATAACTTTAAAACAAAAGAAGTTTCAAAATTAGGTGTACTGGAAGACATTTTACAACCTGAAAGAAACCCTGAATTATACGGCGACCTTTACCACAAGATCAGGATCAACTACTACCCTCCGCATGGCGATAACAAAGAAAGCTGGGATAACATCGATATCTTCGGTTGGTTAGGTTACAAAATGCAGATCAAGATCAATTTCCTTTGCCGCGACTCAATTCTTGCAGCGCCTATCGCACTGGATCTGGCCTTATTTGTTGACCTTGCAAAACGTGCTAACATGAGCGGTATACAGGAGTGGTTATCCTTCTACTTAAAATCACCGCAAACTGCACCAGGCTTGCCTGCTGAAAATGATATTTTCAAACAATTAATGAAACTGCAAAATACATTACGCCACATGATGGGTGAAGATTTGATCACTCACTTAGGCTTGGATTACTACCAGGAACTGGTTGATACCCTATAATAAGAATGTTGTTTCATAAACTGGTTGCCACCAGCCTGGGCATTGGATATATTGGCAAAGGAGCCGGAACAGTTGCTGCTGTTGCTTGCTGTATTTGCTGGTACCTTGCCTGGGCCGGTGCATATCAGGCAATCCCTTCGGTAATAATTACCGTATGTATATTGTTTGTTGGCATTTGGTCATCAAACAAAGTTGTGCCACTTTGGGGCGAAGATCCGGCCCGGGTGGTAATTGATGAAGTTGCCGGTATGTGTATCAGCATGCTTTTTTTACCGGTGAATGTAACATATGTGTTATGTGCACTTTTATTGTTTCGCTTTTTTGACATAGTAAAGCCCCTATACATCAAAAAAATGGAACTTTTACCCGGCGGATGGGGAATTATGATGGATGATGTGCTGGCCGGCATTTATACTAACATCCTGCTGCAACTCGTTGTAGCGTTTAAACTATTGAAATTTTAATGTCAACTTTTATAAAAGCCCAGGCCTCCTCGATTATCGCCACCCTTTTTGACTTTTTGACCACAATAGTCTGTAAGGAATTTTTCTACTTTTGGTACGTAATTGCGAGTTTACTTGGCACTATAGTTGGAGGTGTTACCAATTTTGCTTTGGGCAGAAACTGGGTCTTCAACCGTAAGGAAAAAAAGATACCTATGCAGGTATTAAAATACCTTATAATTTGGAATGGTAATTTATTACTATCAACTTTAGGCGTGTTTATAGTTACTCATTATTTAGGATTAAGTTATATTATATCAAAAATAATAGTATCTGTTACAGTGGGTGTTACTTATAACTATCTGCTGCAAAAGAGATTTGTATTTGCATAATTGCATAAAGTACATGGATTGTAGAAACTTTTATAAAAGATTATTTTTTTTAACGTTCTTTTTATTCCTTACGTCGTCGTTTTTGTTTGCGCAAAATACTGTGATTACAGGCGTAGTAACAGACGCGGGCAACAGACAACCCCTTATAGCTGTTACAGTTTCATTTCCGGGAACTTCTATCGGCACCAATACCGATGCCCAGGGCAAATTTACTGTCAGTACAAACATCCCAACTTATGATCATATTAAAATATCATATGTAGGTTATAAAGAAGCTATTTTACCGGTTGTACCCGGCAAAACACAGGTAATAAACGTAAAACTGTTTCCTGAAGCTCAAACACTTAAAGAGGTTGATATAAAATCTGGCAAAAAAGTTAAATATCGTAACAAGGATAACCCCGCTGTTGAACTTATTCGTCAGGTTATTGCCCATAAAAAGCAAAACCGCCCTGAAAGTTACCCCTATGTTGAGTATAAGGAGTACGATAAAATGGTATTTTCATTTGTTAACGTTAATCCCAAAATAACTGAAAAGAAATTTTTCCGCAAATACAAATTTGTAATTGATAACCGTGATACTACATCGGTACCGGGAAAATCATTGCTTCCTATTTATGTGGATGAGAAAATAGCGCAGATATATTACCGCAAAAGTCCTGAAAAAACAAAAACCACTGTATTAGGCGAAAAACACGTTGATTTTGGTGGTGCTGTTGATAGCGAAGGTATCGGTCAGTATTTTAAGCATATGTATGCTGATATTGATATTTACGATAATAGCATCTTCCTGATGACCAATAACTTTTTAAGCCCTATTGCTGAAAGTGCACCAACTTATTACAAGTTTTTCATTACCGATACACTGGTTATAAATAACACCAAGGTTGTTGAGCTTAGCTTTACCCCGCGTAATACTACTGATATGCTTTTTGAAGGGAAAATATATGTTACACTTGATGGTCATTTCGCAGTGCAGCATGCTAAACTTTACATCAACAAAAACATCAACCTTAACTTTGTAAAAACAATGCATGTAAACCTGGATTTTGAACAAAATCCGGATGAACGTTACCACCTGAGCAAAAGCACAGTATATGCTGATTTTGGACTAACAAAAAGTAAAAGCGGTGGTTTATATGGTATAAGAACGCGCACCTTTGGCAGTTATGCTGTAAATAAGCCACATCCCGATACCACTTACATTGCAGATGCATCAGCCAACTCTGATGAAGTAAAGCACCGGACCGATCAATTTTGGGTACAAAACAGGCTCGATACCCTAACCACTACCGAATACAACACTTACCATAACATTGATAGCCTAAAAACTATGCCTTCATACAAGCGTACTATGGATATAGCTACCTTGTTACTGGCTGGTTATAAATCGTTCGACTGGTTTGAGCTTGGGCCTGCCAATACTTTTTACAGCTTTGACCCTGTTGAAGGTTTCAGGTTGCGTGTTGGTGGCCGAACGACGCCAGAACTAAGCAAACGTTATTATTTTGAAACCTATGCCGCATATGGCTTTAAGGATGAGAAATGGAAATATTTTCTCAGTGCCACCTATTCACTAAACAATAAAACAATATATAAGTTCCCACAGGATTATATACGGGCAAGTGTTCAGAAAGATGTGACCATACCGGGCGAAGATTTACAGTTTGTGCAGGAAGATAATTTCTTGCTCTCATTTAAACGTGGTAATAACGACAAGTATTTATACAATGCATACTACAGACTTGACTATAAACACGAATATGAAAGTCATTTCTCATATGAAGTAGTCTTCACAAACCATACGCAATCAGCGGCCGGCTCATTATACTTTAATAATGTGATAAACGGTGAGCCTAATACGGTTACCAACCTTACTACATCTGATGTTACTACAACATTAAGGTACGCACCTAACGAGCAATATTACCAGGGTAAAATATACAGGACCCCCATCCCTACCAAGTATCCTATATTTCAGTTAAACTATACCCAGGGAATAAATAATTTGTTTAACAGCAGTTACAGCTATGCCAAAATCCATGCCCAGATCGATAAACGTTTCTATCTGTCACAATTTGGTTTTGCTGATGTACGGGTTGAAGGCGCGAAAATTTTTGGCCAGGTACCTTATCCCCTGTTAAATATTTTCCGGGCCAACCAAACTTATGCGTATGACCTTTACTCCTACAACTTAATGAACTTTTTAGAGTTTGTGGGCGACCATAACGAAAGCATAAATATCGATCAGCATTTCCAGGGATACTTCTTTAACAAGATCCCGCTGTTGAAAAAACTGAAATGGCGCGAGGTGGCATCATTTAAAGGCATATATGGTGGCTTAAGCGATAAGAATGATCCTTTACTACACCCAGCCCTGTACCAATTCCCTGTTGATGGAAACGGCCAGGCTATAACACACGCATTAGGAAGCACTCCTTATATTGAGGGTAGTGTTGGCGTTGAGAACATATTTAAATTTGTACGTGTAGATCTTGTTAGACGGTTTACCTATTTAGATTACCTTAATGCCCCGAAATGGGGTGTTCGTGTATTGGTTCAATTTGATTTTTAACTATATTTGAATAACCTGTATAAACAAATGGAACAACAAACGTCCGTGCGGAAAAACCTCCAGCTAGGTATCTATAAAGTTATTGACCCGGTTGTTAAAGTGCTTATTAAATTAGGGCTAACCCCTAATGCTGTCACTTCAATTGGGTTTGTACTGAATGTAGGTGTGGCTGTTATATTTATTATAGGGGCCGAAGAAGGCAACCGCGGCGATCTTACCTATATAGGCTGGGCCGGTGGCCTCATATTATTTGCAGGTCTTTTTGATATGCTCGACGGGCAGGTGGCAAGGCTTGGCAACATGAAATCAACCTTCGGTGCATTGTATGATTCGGTGCTCGACCGCTATAGCGAGTTGATCATGTTTTTTGGCATTTGCTATTACCTGGTTGCTCACCACTACTTTTTAAGCTCCATATTCGCGTTTATAGCCCTTATTGGCTCAATGATGGTAAGTTATGTACGCGCACGTGCCGAAGGCCTTGGAATAGAGGTTAAAGGCGGCTTAATGCAGCGACCTGAACGCGTGGTAACCATTGGCGTATTTGCCATTATTTGCGGTGTTTCATCAATGTATATCGGTGGTAATTATAAACTGTATATCCCGGGTGTTCGTTTTCATGTTTTCGAAACCATGTCGATATTTACCATTCCTATAACAGTATTAGCTTTATTAACTAATGTTACCGCGTTTAACAGGCTAAGGGATGCTAAAAAAATCATAGCTGAAGAAGAAAATAAATAACCCATTTTGGTGTTAAAATATTAAAGTCGGATTAACTCACTGGCACAATATGTAATTTTGATGTGGTGATGAAGGCAAGCCCCTGAAAATATCATATCTTCGCAATAATTATATAAATTTATTTATACTTATAAATATCTTTATTAAAATTGAACCGTTTCATTTTAAAATGGCTTGAGAAACATTAAAATGGATCAGTTTTCCCATTTAGCAGGCAGAGAAATTATGAACGTTTTAAACCCTGAGGCATTATGAAAAAAAAATATATTTCCAATTCACAGGAGTCTGTACGAATGTTTAAAAGCGATCTGTTAGAATCGCTTTCTAAGGTTCATTTTACAGTGCCCCTATTCATCTTTGTTCCGGTTATTGCTTTCTGCATTTATAAATCGTTTGTACTGTCATTGGGTGTAGTTGCTTTCTTTGGCTTGTTTATACTCGGCCTTTTTGTATGGACGCTGGTTGAATATATAATGCACCGTTTTGTGTTTCATTACGTACCTGCCGATAAACCATGGGCGATGCGTTTACACTTTATATTTCACGGTGTACACCATGATTACCCCAGCGATGCTAAAAGGCTGGTATTACCCCCATCGGTAAGTATACCACTGGCAACAGGTTTCTATTTTCTGTTTAATGCCATACTGCCGGTTAATGATATCTGGGGATTTTTTCCGGGCTTTATTTTAGGCTACCTTTTTTATGATATATCGCATTATGCCATACATCACTTTAACTTTAAGGGCAATATCTGGAAAAAAATTAAACAACATCATATGCTGCATCATTACCAGGATCCTGACAAGGGATATGGTGTGAGCTCTCCCCTATGGGATAAGATTTTCCGTTCAGATTTTATTAAAAAATAGCATGAAGGATGCTATTAACAATGGCGTAACAGTAAATATCAAATCAATAATTGTTGTTTCGTTACTATCGGTTGCATATCTGCTGCTTTCCATCTTTTTGGTAGGTTATAAGGTAGATCAATTGGTACTTATTGGTATATTCAACAGCATGTTCTACCTGTCGGTAGGTACACGCAAGTTTATACTCGGCTTTTCTATATTCATTTTTTACTGGGTGATTTTTGATTATATGAAGGCCTTCCCTAATTATAATTACAATACCGTTCACATTGCCGATCTGTATAATTTCGAAAAGCACCTATTCGGCATTAACCTTAATGGTAAGCTGGTAACCCCCAATGAGTATTTCAGATTAAAAGGCACAACCTTTCTGGATATAGTTACCGGTTTGTTCTATCTATGCTGGATCCCAGTTCCCCTGTCATTCGCAGCATACCTGTTCTTCACCAGAAAAAGGCAATTTTTATATTTCGCGCTAACTTTTTTACTGGTTAACCTGCTTGGCTTTGTGGTTTACTATGTATACCCCGCCGCACCACCCTGGTATATCGAAAATTATGGCTTTACCTTCCACCCCCTAACCATAGGCAATACCGGCGGACTGGCAAAGTTTGATGCATATTTCCATATCAATCTATTTAAATCCATATACGCCAAAGGCTCAAATGTATTTGCGGCTATGCCTTCACTGCACTCGGCATACCCTGTTATAGTTTTATATTATGGATTAAAAAACCGCCTGGGTTTTATAAATATCCTGTTCTTCATTGTGGTTATCGGCATATGGTTCACAGCTGTATACGCCAGTCATCATTTTGTGCTGGATGTGTTGGCAGGTATTACTTGCGCAATCATCGGTATAAGCCTCTTTAACCTTTTAATTTCGAAGGTAAAATTCATGCAGACTTTCATTAAAAAGTACGAAGCAATAATTGAATAATTACAATCTGCAGTCAATAGATCTGTACTAATTACTATACCCATTCCAGGGCTGTTAGTATCAGTTATTATCTTGTGCTTATAATTAATAGCACTCCGTCGCGTTTTAAAAACCTCTTCCATCTTTACCTAAAGAGCATTATTTAAACAAAAAGAAATTTATTTTGTATTGGATGGTTAAATAATTATAAAAGGGCATGTTATTTGAATATAGTATATATATTCAAGTTCATTTATGAAGATACCTGTTACAATTGTTGCTATTTTTCTATTGGGTATAAGCAAATTATTTGCCGCTCCGCTTGATACTTTATCAATTACAGGCAAGCTGCTGAAGGCTCCTATTTACTCTCAAATTGCTAATGGATATATGCACTATGATACCATTACCGATGAGGATAAAAAATTAGCGTATCAAACTAAAGCTATTAAGTACACTATGCTGGCCCTGCATTATTTTTCAAGGGCAAAAGATAGCATTGGCTTGCGCGGATGCTTTAATAACTTATCAAGGGTTTACCGGTCACAAAAAGAATACAGCCAGGCAAAGTGGTTTGCGTTGCAATCCAATGCCATTTCAAGGGCCAAAGGTGATGTATCAGGCATTATCTCTTCCTTGCTTGATATTGCATCCATTAAGATGGATATAAAGGATTATCCCTTAGCTCTTAGCGATTTGAACGAGGCATTAAAATTATCAACCAAAAATCATCTCAACAGGGCTGAATCCGCTGTACAGTTACGTTTTGCCATACTCTATAACCTTACAGATAACTACGATAAAGGTGATGTGGCCCTCAAAAGACATGATTTCATAAACGATAGCATCCGCAAGCATGACGAGGCCGTACTTGCAGCCAGGATCAAAGCTGAAGAAGCATTTGAAAATAAAAAAAAATTCTATACAGCCAACAACGAGAAACTTTACAACAACTTGTATTTCAAAAGGATAGCATCATTATAATCCTTATTGCAGTAATTGTACTGATAGCTGTTTCCATAATGCTCATTTACCGTCGTAAAAAGCGCAACAAATGGCGGGCAAACATCAGGCGACCCAAAACCTGATATCCCCTATATTACTATTAAACTTTCCAGCGTTCTTATTGTCAGAGTATCACTATGAAGAAATTGATTTTTGGCTGCTTGTTAACCGTTGTTACTTTTTTAGGAGTAGCAGCGCATACCCGGCAGCCCGACGGTGAAAAGGAATTTAAAAAGGAGTTTTTAAATCGGATAAACAGTGTACGTACCAAAGGCTGTACCTGCGGTGTAATTTATATGCCCCCTGCCCCGCCTTTGGTATGGAACGACCTGCTGCAAAAATCAGCTGAGGGCCATGCATGGGATATGTCGAACAATAAATACTTTAGCCATACCAGTAAGGATGGCCGCAGCATGGAAGACCGTATTGTGGCAGCCGGTTATAGTATTAAGGGTTATAAAAGCTTTATGATAGGCGAAAACATTGCCGCCGGACAGGAAAGCATTGAAGAAGTAATGGACGGCTGGTTTAAAAGCGAGGGCCATTGCAAAAACCTCATGAACCCCGCCTTTAAAGAAGTTGGCGTTGCCGAAAATCATCACTACTGGGTACAGGATTTTGGCGCACGTGAATCTTTCTCGACCGAGCAGCAGCGGTTAATTAAAAGCGGCAGATTACATGTTACAGAAGTGCCTACGGCTTCTTCTCATTAGTATTAACAGCAGGCTTAGGGCCACGTTTATAAATAATGAGGCCATTTAAAAAGTTGCGCAGTATCTGGTCGCCGCAGGGTTTAAAGTTTGGGTGATCTTCATTGCGGAATATAGCGCCCAGTTCAGTTTTAGTGATCCTGAAATTGGCTAAATTTAAAACCTCTACAATATCGTCATCGGTAAACTTAAGCGCTACCCTAAGTTTCTTCATTATATCATTATTACTCATATTGATATCTCTATTTTAACTTTCTTATTCTTAATCTTTTCAGCTCTTACAAGCTTTACCACCTGCTCTATCTTGTTACGTTTTACACCCGCATATGAGGTATGGTCTAAAACTTCTATCAAACCCAGGTCTTCTTTAGCCAGCTGGCCTTTTTGCAATAACAAACCTACAATATCTACCTTATTTATTTTATCTTTTTTGCCTGCGGCGATATATAGCGTGGCCCACTCGCTGGGTTTAGGGATCACATTTTTTCCCGGCAGCACTTCCACCTCGGGCTGTTGTTTTAAATAAGGCAGGCTTTCATCAGGCGATAATATTAAATAAGATGTGCCCTTAGCGTGCATACGTGCCGTGCGGCCATTGCGGTGCAAAAAAGCTTCCTCATTATGTGGCAGTTGGTAATGTATCACATACTCAATCTCAGGTATGTCCAACCCTCTTGATGCCAGGTCGGTAGTAACCAAAATCTTATGGCTCCCATTCCTGAATTTCAGTAATGCCCGTTCCCTGTCCTCCTGCTC
Protein-coding regions in this window:
- a CDS encoding inositol-3-phosphate synthase, with translation MKSNIQPAEGKLGILIPGLGAVATTLIAGVEAVKKGISQPIGSLTQMGNIRLGKRTENRNPKVKEFVPLADLNDIVFGGWDVYSDNVFEAATHAKVLEAGLLHSVKAELEAVVPMKAAFDQNYAKNLTATHVKEGTRYELAQAVMKDIQDFKEKNNCTRIVVLWCGSTEIYYEASEIHETLANFEQALLDDNKLISPSMIYAYAALKLGIPYVNGAPNLTVDTPALIELAKLTDTPIAGKDFKTGQTLMKTILAPGLAARSLGVSGWFSTNILGNRDGLVLDDPDNFKTKEVSKLGVLEDILQPERNPELYGDLYHKIRINYYPPHGDNKESWDNIDIFGWLGYKMQIKINFLCRDSILAAPIALDLALFVDLAKRANMSGIQEWLSFYLKSPQTAPGLPAENDIFKQLMKLQNTLRHMMGEDLITHLGLDYYQELVDTL
- a CDS encoding phosphatidylglycerophosphatase A family protein, which gives rise to MLFHKLVATSLGIGYIGKGAGTVAAVACCICWYLAWAGAYQAIPSVIITVCILFVGIWSSNKVVPLWGEDPARVVIDEVAGMCISMLFLPVNVTYVLCALLLFRFFDIVKPLYIKKMELLPGGWGIMMDDVLAGIYTNILLQLVVAFKLLKF
- a CDS encoding GtrA family protein; its protein translation is MSTFIKAQASSIIATLFDFLTTIVCKEFFYFWYVIASLLGTIVGGVTNFALGRNWVFNRKEKKIPMQVLKYLIIWNGNLLLSTLGVFIVTHYLGLSYIISKIIVSVTVGVTYNYLLQKRFVFA
- a CDS encoding DUF5686 and carboxypeptidase-like regulatory domain-containing protein, whose product is MDCRNFYKRLFFLTFFLFLTSSFLFAQNTVITGVVTDAGNRQPLIAVTVSFPGTSIGTNTDAQGKFTVSTNIPTYDHIKISYVGYKEAILPVVPGKTQVINVKLFPEAQTLKEVDIKSGKKVKYRNKDNPAVELIRQVIAHKKQNRPESYPYVEYKEYDKMVFSFVNVNPKITEKKFFRKYKFVIDNRDTTSVPGKSLLPIYVDEKIAQIYYRKSPEKTKTTVLGEKHVDFGGAVDSEGIGQYFKHMYADIDIYDNSIFLMTNNFLSPIAESAPTYYKFFITDTLVINNTKVVELSFTPRNTTDMLFEGKIYVTLDGHFAVQHAKLYINKNINLNFVKTMHVNLDFEQNPDERYHLSKSTVYADFGLTKSKSGGLYGIRTRTFGSYAVNKPHPDTTYIADASANSDEVKHRTDQFWVQNRLDTLTTTEYNTYHNIDSLKTMPSYKRTMDIATLLLAGYKSFDWFELGPANTFYSFDPVEGFRLRVGGRTTPELSKRYYFETYAAYGFKDEKWKYFLSATYSLNNKTIYKFPQDYIRASVQKDVTIPGEDLQFVQEDNFLLSFKRGNNDKYLYNAYYRLDYKHEYESHFSYEVVFTNHTQSAAGSLYFNNVINGEPNTVTNLTTSDVTTTLRYAPNEQYYQGKIYRTPIPTKYPIFQLNYTQGINNLFNSSYSYAKIHAQIDKRFYLSQFGFADVRVEGAKIFGQVPYPLLNIFRANQTYAYDLYSYNLMNFLEFVGDHNESINIDQHFQGYFFNKIPLLKKLKWREVASFKGIYGGLSDKNDPLLHPALYQFPVDGNGQAITHALGSTPYIEGSVGVENIFKFVRVDLVRRFTYLDYLNAPKWGVRVLVQFDF
- a CDS encoding CDP-alcohol phosphatidyltransferase family protein; the protein is MEQQTSVRKNLQLGIYKVIDPVVKVLIKLGLTPNAVTSIGFVLNVGVAVIFIIGAEEGNRGDLTYIGWAGGLILFAGLFDMLDGQVARLGNMKSTFGALYDSVLDRYSELIMFFGICYYLVAHHYFLSSIFAFIALIGSMMVSYVRARAEGLGIEVKGGLMQRPERVVTIGVFAIICGVSSMYIGGNYKLYIPGVRFHVFETMSIFTIPITVLALLTNVTAFNRLRDAKKIIAEEENK
- a CDS encoding sterol desaturase family protein, whose protein sequence is MKKKYISNSQESVRMFKSDLLESLSKVHFTVPLFIFVPVIAFCIYKSFVLSLGVVAFFGLFILGLFVWTLVEYIMHRFVFHYVPADKPWAMRLHFIFHGVHHDYPSDAKRLVLPPSVSIPLATGFYFLFNAILPVNDIWGFFPGFILGYLFYDISHYAIHHFNFKGNIWKKIKQHHMLHHYQDPDKGYGVSSPLWDKIFRSDFIKK
- a CDS encoding phosphatase PAP2 family protein; the encoded protein is MKDAINNGVTVNIKSIIVVSLLSVAYLLLSIFLVGYKVDQLVLIGIFNSMFYLSVGTRKFILGFSIFIFYWVIFDYMKAFPNYNYNTVHIADLYNFEKHLFGINLNGKLVTPNEYFRLKGTTFLDIVTGLFYLCWIPVPLSFAAYLFFTRKRQFLYFALTFLLVNLLGFVVYYVYPAAPPWYIENYGFTFHPLTIGNTGGLAKFDAYFHINLFKSIYAKGSNVFAAMPSLHSAYPVIVLYYGLKNRLGFINILFFIVVIGIWFTAVYASHHFVLDVLAGITCAIIGISLFNLLISKVKFMQTFIKKYEAIIE
- a CDS encoding CAP domain-containing protein, translated to MKKLIFGCLLTVVTFLGVAAHTRQPDGEKEFKKEFLNRINSVRTKGCTCGVIYMPPAPPLVWNDLLQKSAEGHAWDMSNNKYFSHTSKDGRSMEDRIVAAGYSIKGYKSFMIGENIAAGQESIEEVMDGWFKSEGHCKNLMNPAFKEVGVAENHHYWVQDFGARESFSTEQQRLIKSGRLHVTEVPTASSH
- a CDS encoding DUF1456 family protein — translated: MKKLRVALKFTDDDIVEVLNLANFRITKTELGAIFRNEDHPNFKPCGDQILRNFLNGLIIYKRGPKPAVNTNEKKP